AGGATAAATTCAATGCTTCCGAAGGCGAATGAGAGGTAGAGCTGAGCCATGCACCTGTTGTAGGAGATGGTCTTGGAGCTGGTCAGGAAATGGATTAACAACTGAGGCACCACACTTGTTGTGTAGCAGATGTCTAGGAAGGACAGATGGctcaggaagaagtacatgggtgtGCTGAGCTGTGAGTCTATGTGGATGGCCACGATGATGAGTGTGTTACCTGTCAGGGTGATGAGGTACATGAAAAGGACCGCTGCAAAGAGGTACAGGTTGGTGTCTCGATCTTTGGAAAACCCCAGAAACACGAAATCCAGGGCAATTGTTTGATTGTATTGctccatcacacacacaatgCTCAAGCTAAGAGAATGAAATCAGGATTGAAATGGGAAGTTTTGGACCAGGGATGGTTTTACACCTAAGATACGGAACTTgtcaccctccaaatgttgtgggactcctgttcccatcagccacagccagcaaggccagtggtcacggatggtgggagttgtaatgcaataacatctggaagttacgggttccccatccctgcttaatACCTTGTAACTCTCAATGAATACAGGCATGATGTATTAAGTACAGTAGGGACagactgaaaacaaacaaaccctcctccttttcaggATAAACGTAACTTTCCATCTCATGTGAAAAACTGACTCTGCAAGATTCTCAGCCTGAACTGGAcagaaaacaaatgtgaaagGCATCCACTGGCTCTTAAGattatgattttgtgtgtgtatcagaGAGGAGACAGCATTCAACTTGGTAATACACATCTGTGCAGATCCCATTGTGGAGCTGGGATCACATGACCGAAGCTGGGATCGCTGTTTTGTGACCCTAaatgctgcttctctctcctcccccctccattagTTGatcacaagtacagtggtgcagactaaaaggggggggcacacacGTGACAATTCCTGATGTGGACATGTCACATTAGCCTAGAGTATTGGCAGAACCCTTATCATATAGGAACCCTTTGCTTCAACGTTCCAAACAACAAAACGATGAATGGTGCTGTGAGACAGTAAcatggagaataataataaaaaaattccttccagcagcaccttaaagaccaactaagttttttattttggtatgagctttcgtgtgcatgcacacttctttaaggtgttgctggaaggaatttttttattttgtttcgactacgtcagaccaacacggctacctacctgtaactagaagtagGGAGAATAAAGATGAGGATAGAGGTCCACAATTATCAAAGGGACATGTTTAGGCATACAGTACACGGGTAATATAAATGGTTTCAGTACATACAGGGCTCAAAAGAATTAAGGGCAAATATATAATGCAGTTTTTCCTTTCCCCTGGAAATAATACTTTGGAAGCTGGCAATTGGCCATCAGGAGTTAAAGTATGTCCTCCATTATTTGCACTTGGCTCATATAGCCGTCTTTCAGCAGCTAATGAAAGTGGGGAATGACTCCCTGGAAGTAGAAAGATTTAAAACTATAGTATtagaagcctggggggggggggaattatggaCCAGCTACCCTCATTATAATGAAAGAAGCAACCAGTTAGTATGATGATATCAATGCCTGCGAAGAGATGAGAGCATATAATTATAAACAGGCCATTTGTTAGTACCTAAAGTTGATTGTTACAACTTTACTTACAATTTCTGTAAGTAAATTAAAATAAACCAATATCCTCAAGTAGTGTAGGCAAAGCTGTGAAGTTCTTCACAAGCATTGCACAAACTTGACTTGGGAGTTATAACTATGCAACGGCAATTCACAACGTTTCACAAAAATGCAATTGGTTAGATCCAGATTTAGCCATATTtaactcccattgaaatcaagatgtttgttttattttaaaagattaataTACATGCCTTCATCAGAATTTCCTGGGCagttaaaaaaaccaagaccacgttatttttctttattaaacaggaattatatattgcttaattatTAAAaactctaagtggtttacaaagagaatggCAATGATTTATAAATCAGATGTTAAAAACAAGGCaacccaaacatttttcaaaatacaagtaaaaccagcaattattaataaaataaaataaaatgactgtGGGCCTTGGCAGGTGCCCAACAAAGCTTACTGCTCGGAATTAGCTCTCAAAATTAGGAGCATTTGCATCATGAGAGACACTTCTATTTGTCCTTCCAAGCTAAAAACATAAAGAGAAAAAATAATTCTTAAAAAACCCCTAcaagactgattttttttaagtcaGATCCCATCTCTTCCATGCATCTTACCTCCACTGTTGTGTAATCTTCCTGCAAAAAGTAAGAAAACGTGATGTCATGGGATACGTTTAAGATCTTTGGATAAAAGTTACTTAAGTTCAGGTTCGAGTTCTATTGAGCCCTTCCTATTCCCCACTGAGCAATTATCTATGAAGCATCTTGGATTTAAAAAGTTAGAAACCACAGCAGCCTTAGCCCCTGAAGACATTGTGCTACCTTGTGggatattatttattcattcctttATTTGGTTTATCTTTTAAACTTTTGCATAAACTGTTAAATATCCGTTTACATATACAGTTAATGATGCATATGTAAACAtttcattgggttggatccagattatACTACTCCTGTGGTGCATTCCCGTACATGTCTACCCAGTActtagccccactgaattcaagtcAGTCCTAGGAATTAACTAATCCAGATTAACTAATTAACTGaatatttcaaaattaattaCACCTGAAAGTACCTTATAATTTCCTGGAGAACTGAACAAGAATTAAGTTCCTTTAGCAGTGGAACTTTGGGCAATTTTTAATTCGATGCAATTTAAGTTTTAATTTATTAACTTAAATTAAGTTAAAAAACTTAAATTAAGAAAATTTCATTGGACTTAGCTCTGTGTTTGATTGTGACCTTTGTATTTaccatttattttttgtttgtttgtttgtttttaatgtttaaaatagcctttatttaaattttaaaatggataCATACAGAAAtcataataaatcataataaatcataataaatcataacaaataataatagacAACAAACCCTGTAAATTCgcataaatcatataaaaatCATACATAAATCATACAAAGCGtataacaaaaagagagagaaacataacaaaaaggaagtaagaaagaaaaagaaaaaaagagaaaaaagaagaaatagaaaatattcaaaaaaacaacaacaaaaaagaaaattggcTTCCAATTGCTTGTGCACCGCTTTCCTTTACTTGATGTCCTTTATCTTGTTTTGCCTAAattattatcctatataataatatgcaagtgtctctgcgtccagtccctgtgtccctttgtccgcgctactgcgcatgtgccccacggacacagggattggacgaagaggcacttcggagaggggagcttggtgccCGCTCAGCTCGGCAGGGAGATGAGCCAGGCTGAGGCGGCAAGGCGGGCAAGAGGACCGCCCCCTGGCTCcgggctccttcctcctcctcctccagcagcagcaggagcgcgacACCTCTGGCCGGGACAATggcgggaccccctcctcccacctcccggcAGCTCGGCCCGGCCCTCCCTCCTCAGCCCACTGCCTCCTCAGCCGCCTCCCGGCCCCGGGATCCACCCACCAccgcctcctttccgccccttggctGCCTGAGCCCCGACACCTCTTCTTCTCACAGAGGCGCCCATGGTGGCAGGCAACCAAGGGGCGGAAACGAGGCGATGGTGGGTGGATCCCGGGGTCGGCGAGCCTACTCCCTGTAGGCCGGGCCAGGCCGGGCCGAGGAGGCGGCGCcgcggccccggcttctcctacGGTATAGCCGAGCGCTGGGGTTGCGATCCGGCCTTGCTGCTGCCGCGACACGcactctagcacccgttattttaacgggcttcaagatactagtttaCATATATTCTCCCTATTTCCCTGCACATCCATTTAATATGGCCTcagccctatatacctgaaggagcgtctccagccccatcgttcagcccggacactgatgtccagttccaagggccttttggtggtttcctcactgcaagaagtgaggatacagggaaccaggagggccttcttggtagtggtgcctgccctgtggaacaccctcccatcagaaattaaggaaataaacaaccatctgacttttagaagtcatctagaagccagatgggtggggtataacaacaacaacaacaataacaacaacaacaacaacaacctctctgAAAAGTGATTATTTTTAAGCTTTAAGATCATAATTGTTggggaaaacaaataaaaccattgttcacattacactgtgtttgtgtgtgttgatgcTTTCTTCGTATTCTTAGTATATTTTGTACTTTAGCAGAGCAGCTTGCAAAATTTGAAAGCCTGGAGAGAAAAACCTGCCAAGGACCACATGGATGAATTGTGAATTGAACTGGAGCAGGATTAGTTCCTTTTTGGAGGGGGTGAGCTTGAACTGGAATGAATTCCTTTCTGGAGGGGAGAATGGGAACAACGGGaacaaattcagttttaaaattaattttccgAGCACTGTTTCAATGAGACCAAAGTATGCCTGAATCTGGGTTCAAGTTCATCATCTTCAGCATGTGGGTCTTTTGGGTGGGGGAGTGGCTAGGGTTGTTTTTTGCTATGTCCGTGTGTCGTTTCTGCATCACTActtgagcaccaaagggaaatacatggtgatCGTGGAGATCTTCTCCACCTTAATCTCCAGCATTGGGTTAATGGGCTTCATTTTTCTTCCCAAATGCTATATTATTGTTATGAGACTGGATGCAAACACCAGGCAGCAACTGAGAGGTAAAGAATGTTTCACAAAATGATTGCaatgtattgtttaatatttagTTTTGTTTGTCATTCGCGGTGTTGCTTGTCCACCCTACGTGACCGCAACATTAGCTAAGTCCTCTCTTCCAACAAAAAATATCTTGCTCATAGGCGACCTCCATAGCCTTAATGCAAAATTGTGCCATGAATTCTGctcatattgatccagagcaaaactccaatgtatagttagcagagtaaaaaagacatagcactttgcaggattcccaaaaatataccagaggcaattaatattccatccagcagagttttactacagctactgaaggtaaatgaGCATAATGCAATGAAAGAGGAATGGGAGGTGAAATTGATGGACTACGTagaattggataagatgacagggagaattcgaaaCCAGCGGGACCAGAAATTCttgaaagattggagtaaatatacgagttatttgaaagacaattgtaaccaACTGACTACGCTTGCAGGACTACAAGacgttttgtaaggagaactatatgaaatattgcagaaaagatTTATGAGAATGGATTTTAAGTTATGGATTATTAAAAGTAACAGTTAGGATAATAAATGTAAGATTAAAAGATGAGGTTTGAAAATCATTAGACGCAGTTGATGGAAGTCTCAGGCTGAAACAGCCAAGAATTGTATAAGATGAGATGATATGTcctgtttggaaaatatatgtaaaaactaataaaaatgtatattaaaaaaagaaggtaaatgagcataatggtcacaaatccatacattcaggattggcactgtccataagaaatccagttgcagcagacttaacctaaacttacaataacttataataagactaaaaccttaacactaagcatactaccgtgtttccccgaaaataagccatactccgaaaataagccataccccgaaaataagccatagtgataggcagtttaaccttgtaggttaaactgtaccatacttaataataaaaaaagaactcctgaaaataagacaccatggggtttttttgaggaaaaataaatataagactgtgtcttatttttggagaaacacggtatgtacagaacaccacaccagaaggaaagagaaagctaGAAAATGAAACTCAGGCTTTTTCTGGACTttttattatagtcagcatgaccatCAGTGGAAGAGATAatagaaccagtttaaaccacctgttcagcttctctgaaggaataacccaaacatcaggaaccttctgcttgtttctaggCAGAATAGAAACTTACGTGTCAGCTAGAAACTTCCAGCTTGCACTAGTTTGTATCACACAAGGAAGCTTCCAGAAACCTCTTGTatcaattagaataggaaagatctttacacatcagatcaatactttcttcaCCAAAAGATGCACACTGACAGATTGGAGATGCTTTTAAGACTTGGCATAAAATGGCTTCTAGAGCACATCTTTCAAATCTAGTTAGATCTCTTACTGAAAAATTAACTTGAACAAGCACTTGCTGAAATTGTGCATTCTGGTACCTACTGCATTACTAAACCAACATCCAGTTATTTAGCACAGTTGTACATCATATTAGTTTTCAAAGTATGCCAAAATACAATAACGCTTTGTGCTCGTTTATGGCTTTAGTATTTTAATCCTCTATTTATTGGTGATGGCATATATCCATTTTGGTACTTGAGTCTGGATTCTAACTACTGTTGGTTAAAATAATAAACCAACTTATTCCTTTAGTGAAGTAATAGTTGTATTTATACCATGTTGAAAAGCGTTAAGTATGAAAAGCAGTTGTGATTGTGAGTTTATGTACCATTGGAAACATAATAGCAACCTTAATACTGTTTGAGAAACAAAacgaattaaataataataataaaataaaaaattcacaaTGATTGAACTAATAATTATAGTTTTCCATAACTTGGGGTTGTCTTAAACTATGTTCTCCTCAGAGTACAGTAGACTGATTGAAAATAATGTACCTAgatcatgggtagacaaactaccggatccagcccaattgccatctcaatctggcccgcggactgactgggaatcagtgtgtttttacatgagtagaatgtgtccttttatttaaaatgcatctctgggttatttgcggggcataggaattcgttcatttcccccccaaaaatatagttcgacccccccacaaggtctgagggacagtggaccggccccctgctgaaaggtttgctgacccctgacctagattAATGATgagcattcatttcaataggtctactctgaaagTGATTAATATTGGTCACAACCTATGGTACCCAATGGGCATGATCAGAACCTTAACAAAAATGACATAATGGCTGAGAAGGTCTTTCCCAGAACGCCACTAGAACTTATGTCATTCTGGGGCACTGGAGATAGTGGTGGGAAGCAACACACCCCACCTCAATATAAAGCAGAATTTGATTTGATTCAGAATGAATAAAAATGGATGAAAATCCCTACTGTTATAATTTTCAAGAGGATGACTCCAATATTAGGTTTCCAATATAGCGGAAAATATGCCCCTTCTCTGCTCCTCTGAGTCCTCCTCTTCATTTGTCAGTGTATTTTCTTTAAATAGTTTTTCAGTTTTACAACAAATATACAAGTTTAattaaagaagagagaaagaaagaaaacaaacctaCAATTTGATTCTACTTCCTCTGTGGCTccttacagttttgttttgttttttactactGCATGTCCAAATTAattccttatttatttgtttttctcccaattttttttatttcatttatatattcaCTGCTCAATTTATGCTAAGCCTGCTAACGATTTAAGTTGTTTACAATTTTTCAAATGGtccacaaattttcccattctttactgaatattttttttcttcctgtgaGTTTAGCaatctctgcatagtccatcaatttcatctgccaatTTCATCTCCTTGGTTGGGGCTGTTTCTTATTTCCAGCTCTGTgcataaaccaggcataggcaaactcggccctccagatgtttttgacctacaactcccgtgatccttagctagcaggaccagtggtcagggatgatgggaattgtagtcccaaaacatctggagggccgtttgcctatgcctggcatatatCATCTGGGCAGCTGTTGCTTTTTCCTGATCTTTGGGTACATTTGTCACTGTATTTAACCTGAGGAGAGAGAAATATCTATTAAATTGCTAATGGGCAAGTGCTCCTTAATGAACTACAGAGTGGATTATCTCCCTGTGGATAAAATCCTGGAAAATGACCAAGTTAGAGAATGTTGTTATCTAAACCTTGAATGAATCAGGGTTTTTCCATCAGTTCTGACAACTACCACAAACATGTACTGTTCCTTGCTGCTATTATGAGAATTgcagtttctctctcccctcaccctggATGGAGACAAGGCATCTTTTTAATTTCATTGATCTATGGGAGAGTTGTGCACTTATTTAAAATGCCCAAACTATGGCACACAGTATCCTGTTCTCTAATATTTGTAGCTAATTTGCATGTCCTTCATTTTTCACAAGTGGGGGGAAATTCGTGAACGGGTGCCACAAACTCTGGAGGATTAAGGCATTGCTATGGTGAGTTActgtctttccttttccttctgttgttgtttagttatgtccaactcttcatgaccccatggaccatagcacaccaggcactcctgtcttccactgcctcccgcagtttggtcagactcatgttagtagcttcgagaacactgtccaaccatctcgtcctctatcgtccccttctccttgtgccctccatctttcccaacatcagggtcttttccagggagtcttctcttctcatgaggtggccaaagtattggagcctcagcttcaggatctgtccttccagtgagcactcagggctgatttccttcagaatggataggtttgatcttcttgcagtccatgggattctcaagagtcttctccagcatcataattcaaaagcatcaattctttggcgaccagccttctttatggtccagctctcacttccatacatcactaatgtactgggaaaaccatagctttaactatatggacctttgttggcaaggtgatgtctctgctttttaagatgctgtctaggtttgtaattcctttctcccaagaagaaggcgtctattaatttcatgactgctgtcacctttTCCTTCTTATGGTGTTAAATGAGAATTTAGCACAGAACCAGTTATGACTTTGTCTcctgtaataatataataaatgtcTTGATaggtcaggccaatggtccatctcatCCGATACTCTTTGTTTCAAACAATGGTCACCCGTCACGGACCGGCTCCCTGAGGCCCCCAGGTGCCACTGGGAAGTTAAAAACATGCCATGAAACTGGCGGCATCTCCCTTGCCTTGTAATTTGTCCTCAGCATCTGGTATACAGAGTCATACCTCCTCTGCATGTTGatgtttcatttttatgcatCCTGGCTTATAGTTGGGGATACTTTGATCCACCATGGGGTTTTCCCCATAATTCCCTTTGACTttagttttttatatatagtttttattagatctttcttatttacatttcaaaatattcatttaaacaaccttaaatcaatgacttcccttcttctctttctgtggttcattttgcataccatacgtCCCTACATataaggaataaggaataatttattggccaagtaccaacatacttggaattttgcttcgactacattgcaatgtaaacgtaccttatacaaaaACTGTTCCActcacagcaaaggaaccccacccataactggcttccgctacacaactatgaatttaacaatttgatggcacaaggggaaaaactgttcctgtgcctagctgtttttgtgtatagagtcctgtggCGATGTctagatggaagtaaatcaaacagatgatgactgGGATGCAAAGGATTTGCAacaattccctctgctctcttcctagctcggaTAGCATAAGTGTCTCCAATATTTTaaatgaactaaaccattcagtaattgTTAGATATATGATTGAGGCAACGTTTATCATTTCTCacagtaatccattgttacacCTTCAAAACTTGttaacactgttgaatttatcttaatgttacCAGCATTAttaaatgtacacaatttccacCCATATAATCAGTaaacgttttccagtcttctttaaatgtatcttcctcttgttctcttatttccTAACTCCCTTTTAAAGTTGTCCAATGGCCATTTGTGTCACCTTGTGACAATAAAATTATACACGTTAATTATGTTTTACAGTATATGGTGGTGGGGTGTTAGAAGACTTCCTTTCCTTTGCTGTAAATAAATTGAGTTCAATCTGAATTTAAGGTGCAATCCTAATTCTTATCTGATCAGTCAAAAGTAAATCCCCAGACAAGAGGAGCCTGACTATGTTGCATTTTCTGTACTTCTGCTCACATTATGACTAACATAAGTTCCATGGATTTCAGTGCTAGGATTGTTTTTTTGAGTGGgtagtggtgggtttttttaatgctgcctCTGACTTTTGTGTCTCCTACACAATTACTCATTGCATCCCTTCTGCCCTTCTCAAGCTTTTAATGAAATTTGATGGCTTCCAAGAAtcattcccctctccccactccctgaCTTCTTCAACTCCTCCAACTTGCAGTTTTTAGTTTGCTTCTAATATTGTGGGGTTTTCCCTTATTCTTATTTTCCTCATTATTGCTTAGCAGCCTCGAGGCTTCAGCAATAATACAAGATGTAATCCTCAATATAAATTATACTCTTGGGTCAGGTGAGGCTATTCACTTCCAAACTGTTTTCCTGTTTCATTCCCAGGAAAGCCCTTAGAGGAGATAACATGGGCAGAAGAGAGAATGAGACTACCGTGACCGAATTCATCCTGCTGGGCCTCTCGAGTAACCCTCAGACGAAGATTGCCCTCTTTGGCCTCTTTCTACTCATCTACTTCATCACTGTGGTGGGCAAcggtctcctcctgctgcttgctGTAGTGGATCCCCACCTGCAcacccccatgtacttcttccttggCAACCtgtctttccttgacatctgctataCTACCAGCACCATCCCTCAGATGTTGGCTCATTGCCTGTCAGCCAAGACCACCATTTCCCATTCTGGCTGTTTTGCCCAAATGTACATCTCCCTCTTCTTGGGGATGACAGAATGCCTCCTGCTGGCAATGATGTCCTACGACCGCTGGGTGGCTGTTTGCAACCCCCTGCGCTATAATATTATCATGAGCAATGAGGTTTGCATTGCGATGGCAACCATTTCTTGGGGCAGCTCCTTCCTCCTGATCCTGGTACCATCTCTCACCTCACAGGCCTCTCTATGTGGGCATAATGTTATCAACCACTTTACGTGTGAGGTCCAGGCTATGCTCAAGTTGGCCTGCTCAGATACTAGTGGAAACCAGGTGACCATGTTTGCCAGCAGCATCCTTACTCTGCTTCTTCCCTTCGGCTTCATCTTGGTCACCTACGCCCGTATTATCACCACTGTGTTGAAAATGCAATCCACAGAGAACAGGGCCAAGGCCTTCTCAACCTGTAGTTCGCATCTCATGGTGGTCACCATATTCTATGGAACAGCCATGTCAATGTACTTACAGCCTCAGACCAAGACATCCTCAGATCTAGACAAATACATTGCCGTATTCTATGGCACCATCACACCCATGTTGAATCCACTGATTTACAGCTTAAGGAATAAGGATGTGAAACAAGCTTtcaggaaagtgacagggaggaagagagacctCTGATACCTACCAGCCCGCTCCCTTTAATATCAGAAATGTTGGCCTTTTCTTTTGATGTATATTTTTGTATAGGCGCACATTGGTACTGGTGTCTTTTCAAGTGTCTTTTCAACTATTACTTTTGTGTTCAGAAAAACCTATAATATGTCACCTAAAGTCTTGcagtcccatacggggatcaaacctgcaaccttggcgttatcagcaccacactctaactagCTGAGCTATCCAACGTCCACAAGCAAAAGGTCCAGAATAGAGCTATGGGTGAGCAGGAGGAGATTTCCCACCCAACTTTGCATGCAATGCCATTTCCTGATGTTGAAATGGAGATGGAATCCCTGGCTTATGTGCTGCCCTGTGCAACCTAAAGATATGGAACTGGGAAGCAAGATTTTGAAAACATGCTTTGAAATGTGTGGAACCATTTGTGCATAGTCATGCGTATTTGGTGTTCAATACTGTatcttaaataaaaatgttgtacGCCTCTGCAAATGTGTCAGTCTCTCCTTTTCCCTTTGAGCTCTTTTTGCCGTGTGAGCAGAGAGAACAAAAGTGTAAA
The window above is part of the Zootoca vivipara chromosome 13, rZooViv1.1, whole genome shotgun sequence genome. Proteins encoded here:
- the LOC118094630 gene encoding olfactory receptor 13H1-like, with translation MGRRENETTVTEFILLGLSSNPQTKIALFGLFLLIYFITVVGNGLLLLLAVVDPHLHTPMYFFLGNLSFLDICYTTSTIPQMLAHCLSAKTTISHSGCFAQMYISLFLGMTECLLLAMMSYDRWVAVCNPLRYNIIMSNEVCIAMATISWGSSFLLILVPSLTSQASLCGHNVINHFTCEVQAMLKLACSDTSGNQVTMFASSILTLLLPFGFILVTYARIITTVLKMQSTENRAKAFSTCSSHLMVVTIFYGTAMSMYLQPQTKTSSDLDKYIAVFYGTITPMLNPLIYSLRNKDVKQAFRKVTGRKRDL